A region from the Aegilops tauschii subsp. strangulata cultivar AL8/78 chromosome 5, Aet v6.0, whole genome shotgun sequence genome encodes:
- the LOC109753690 gene encoding glucuronoxylan 4-O-methyltransferase 1 yields MSSPTHVRKALHLAAMKAKLQGVAGHRLLLVAALAAFLLLFSARTLFSSSSSRGSGAASRLSGDGSCSKLPAPVAEALVHYATSNVTPQQTAAEIGVSLRVLQRRSPCNFLVFGLGHDSPMWAALNHGGRTVFLEEDASWIASVRSAHPGLESYHVTYDTRLTEADELIALRDHPGCTAQPDLAAAAEASCRLALRGLPAVFHEVEWDLIMVDAPTGWTPEAPGRMGAIYTAGMAARARRPGDGATDVFVHDVDRAVEDRFSKAFLCDAYLAEQVGRIRHFVIPSHREKPGTPFCPQN; encoded by the coding sequence ATGTCGAGCCCCACGCACGTCCGCAAGGCGCTCCACCTCGCCGCCATGAAGGCCAAGCTGCAGGGCGTCGccggccaccgcctcctcctcgtcgccgccctcgccgccttcctcctcctcttctccgcCCGCAcgctcttctcctcctcctcctcccgtggcTCTGGCGCCGCCTCGCGGCTGAGCGGCGACGGGTCGTGCTCGAAGCTGCCGGCGCCCGTGGCCGAGGCCCTGGTGCACTACGCGACGTCGAACGTGACGCCGCAGCAGACGGCGGCGGAGATCGGGGTGTCGCTGCGCGTGCTGCAGCGCCGCTCGCCCTGCAACTTCCTGGTGTTCGGCCTCGGCCACGACAGCCCCATGTGGGCGGCGCTCAACCACGGCGGCCGCACGGTGTTCCTCGAGGAGGACGCGTCCTGGATCGCCTCCGTCCGCTCCGCGCACCCGGGCCTGGAGTCGTACCACGTCACCTACGACACCCGTCTGACCGAGGCCGACGAGCTCATCGCCCTGCGGGACCACCCGGGGTGCACCGCGCAGccggacctcgccgccgccgccgaggcctcGTGCCGGCTGGCGCTGCGCGGCCTCCCCGCCGTGTTCCACGAGGTGGAGTGGGACCTCATCATGGTGGACGCGCCCACGGGGTGGACGCCCGAGGCGCCCGGGAGGATGGGCGCCATCTACACGGCCGGCATGGCGGCGCGCGCGCGGCGGCCCGGCGACGGCGCCACGGACGTGTTCGTGCACGACGTGGACCGGGCGGTGGAGGACAGGTTCTCCAAGGCGTTCCTGTGCGACGCCTACCTCGCGGAGCAGGTCGGCAGGATCCGGCACTTCGTCATCCCCAGCCACCGGGAGAAGCCCGGCACGCCCTTCTGCCCTCAGAACTGA